A single genomic interval of Hevea brasiliensis isolate MT/VB/25A 57/8 chromosome 4, ASM3005281v1, whole genome shotgun sequence harbors:
- the LOC110645869 gene encoding G-type lectin S-receptor-like serine/threonine-protein kinase At4g27290 isoform X1, translating into MQQTEKQKKTMENFIILLVCFSLTSTFITSMALDTIATTQTIRDNETIVSAGGTFELGFFSPGTSNYRYVGVWYKKISYGTIVWVANRDTPLTDSSGVLKLSDKGILVLLNQSNTTIWSSGTSGVVQNPVAQLLDSGNLVIRDENDLIPENFLWQSFDHPDSTYLPGMKLGLVPKGLYVYLSSWKSIDDPSQGNFTFQIDVSSLQIILKQNSVVKARSGPWNGVGFSGIPFLKPNPIYNYKFVFHQKEVYYIYETVDSSVFTMMVLNQDGVMARFTWVNRTSSWSRYLSAPADNCDTYALCGAHGSCNIGNSPVCGCLNGFVPKQKNDWDKADWSGGCVRRTPLDCQKGDGFIKYPNVKLPDMKNSSINEDMTLTLEECEMICLKNCSCMAYANSNISGRGSGCFFWFGELIDIRQYEEEGQDLYIRMASSEIDQGGSNHKRQVIIIASTVSLTGMVLLGMGVSFVAWKMKKKKQKTQGPPGKQENNLEGSYSMKNQKEDLELPHFDFSTIANATNNFSFSNLLGQGGFGPVYKGLLEGGVEIAVKRLSKNSSQGLDEFKNEVKCIAKLQHRNLVKLLGYCIELEEKMLIYEYMPNKSLDLYISDDTQRMSLDWTMRFHIISGISRGLLYLHQDSRLRIIHRDLKPSNILLDNEMNPKISDFGMARSFMGNETEANTKRVVGTYGYMSPEYAIDGLFSVKSDVFSFGVLVLEILSGKRNRGFSHPEHQLNLLGHAWILFKQGRYLDLIDALVVESCNLSEVLRSIHVGLLCVQRYPEDRPTMSSVVMMLSGEGALPEPKDPGFFTERKLIEGGSSCTEHESCSINEVTITMIDVR; encoded by the exons ATGCAGCAGACTGAGAAGCAGAAGAAAACAATGGAGAATTTTATTATACTCCTTGTCTGCTTCTCTTTAACCTCCACCTTCATAACATCCATGGCCCTGGACACAATCGCTACCACTCAAACTATTAGAGATAATGAGACGATTGTTTCAGCGGGCGGCACATTTGAACTGGGTTTTTTCAGCCCAGGAACTTCCAATTACCGATACGTCGGGGTTTGGTACAAAAAGATATCTTATGGAACTATTGTGTGGGTTGCCAATAGAGATACCCCACTCACTGATTCATCTGGAGTTCTTAAGTTGAGTGACAAAGGAATTCTTGTTCTTCTCAATCAGAGTAATACAACCATTTGGTCTTCTGGTACATCGGGAGTAGTGCAAAACCCAGTTGCGCAGCTTTTGGATTCAGGAAATCTTGTTATCAGAGATGAAAATGATCTCATCCCAGAAAATTTCTTGTGGCAAAGTTTTGATCACCCGGACAGTACATATCTACCAGGAATGAAGCTCGGACTTGTCCCTAAAGGCTTGTATGTATATTTATCATCATGGAAGAGCATAGATGATCCTTCTCAAGGAAACTTCACATTTCAAATTGATGTCAGTAGTTTACAGATAATTCTCAAACAGAATTCAGTTGTTAAGGCACGATCGGGGCCATGGAACGGTGTTGGGTTTAGTGGGATACCTTTTCTGAAACCAAACCCAATCTATAACTATAAGTTTGTCTTTCACCAGAAGGAGGTGTACTACATTTATGAGACTGTTGACAGCTCAGTTTTTACAATGATGGTTTTGAATCAGGATGGTGTCATGGCGCGGTTTACGTGGGTTAATCGAACTAGCAGTTGGAGTCGATACTTATCTGCACCAGCTGACAACTGTGATACTTATGCATTATGTGGTGCTCATGGTAGTTGTAACATCGGCAACTCGCCTGTGTGTGGGTGTTTGAATGGATTTGTGCCAAAACAGAAAAATGATTGGGATAAAGCAGATTGGTCAGGCGGATGTGTACGGAGGACGCCATTAGATTGCCAGAAAGGTGATGGGTTCATAAAGTATCCCAATGTTAAATTACCTGACATGAAGAATTCTTCAATCAATGAAGACATGACCTTGACCTTGGAGGAATGTGAGATGATATGCTTGAAAAATTGTTCTTGCATGGCTTATGCCAATTCAAATATAAGTGGAAGAGGAAGCGGTTGCTTTTTTTGGTTCGGTGAACTTATTGACATCAGACAGTACGAGGAGGAAGGGCAAGATCTTTACATTAGGATGGCTTCTTCTGAAATAG ATCAAGGGGGATCTAATCACAAGAGACAAGTGATAATAATAGCAAGCACGGTATCATTAACAGGAATGGTACTCCTTGGCATGGGTGTAAGCTTTGTCGCatggaagatgaagaagaagaagcaaaaaacACAAGGTCCACCAG GCAAGCAGGAAAACAATCTAGAAGGCAGCTACTCTATGAAAAACCAGAAGGAAGATCTAGAGCTACCTCATTTTGACTTTTCCACAATAGCTAATGCTACCAATAACTTCTCATTCAGCAATCTGCTTGGACAGGGCGGCTTTGGACCTGTATACAAG GGCCTGCTTGAAGGAGGAGTAGAAATTGCTGTTAAGAGGCTCTCCAAGAACTCTAGCCAAGGGCTTGATGAATTCAAGAATGAAGTCAAATGCATTGCCAAGCTTCAGCATCGAAACCTGGTGAAGCTTCTAGGATATTGCATTGAACTAGAAGAAAAGATGTTGATATATGAATACATGCCCAACAAAAGCCTAGACCTATATATTTCTG ATGATACACAAAGGATGTCTTTGGACTGGACCATGAGGTTCCACATTATCAGTGGGATTTCTAGGGGCCTTCTCTATCTTCATCAAGACTCTAGACTAAGAATTATTCACAGAGATCTCAAACCAAGTAACATTTTACTAGATAATGAGATGAATCCAAAAATCTCGGACTTTGGCATGGCTAGAAGTTTCATGGGTAATGAAACTGAAGCAAATACAAAAAGAGTGGTCGGAACATA TGGATACATGTCGCCAGAGTATGCCATTGATGGATTGTTCTCAGTAAAATCCGATGTATTTAGCTTTGGTGTTCTAGTGTTGGAGATACTTAGTGGGAAGAGAAACAGGGGATTTAGTCATCCAGAACACCAACTCAATCTTTTGGGGCAT GCATGGATACTCTTCAAACAAGGCAGATATTTGGATTTGATTGATGCATTAGTAGTGGAATCCTGCAATCTATCAGAAGTGTTAAGATCAATTCATGTAGGTCTGTTATGCGTGCAGCGCTATC
- the LOC110645869 gene encoding G-type lectin S-receptor-like serine/threonine-protein kinase At4g27290 isoform X2 → MQQTEKQKKTMENFIILLVCFSLTSTFITSMALDTIATTQTIRDNETIVSAGGTFELGFFSPGTSNYRYVGVWYKKISYGTIVWVANRDTPLTDSSGVLKLSDKGILVLLNQSNTTIWSSGTSGVVQNPVAQLLDSGNLVIRDENDLIPENFLWQSFDHPDSTYLPGMKLGLVPKGLYVYLSSWKSIDDPSQGNFTFQIDVSSLQIILKQNSVVKARSGPWNGVGFSGIPFLKPNPIYNYKFVFHQKEVYYIYETVDSSVFTMMVLNQDGVMARFTWVNRTSSWSRYLSAPADNCDTYALCGAHGSCNIGNSPVCGCLNGFVPKQKNDWDKADWSGGCVRRTPLDCQKGDGFIKYPNVKLPDMKNSSINEDMTLTLEECEMICLKNCSCMAYANSNISGRGSGCFFWFGELIDIRQYEEEGQDLYIRMASSEIDQGGSNHKRQVIIIASTVSLTGMVLLGMGVSFVAWKMKKKKQKTQGPPGKQENNLEGSYSMKNQKEDLELPHFDFSTIANATNNFSFSNLLGQGGFGPVYKGLLEGGVEIAVKRLSKNSSQGLDEFKNEVKCIAKLQHRNLVKLLGYCIELEEKMLIYEYMPNKSLDLYISDDTQRMSLDWTMRFHIISGISRGLLYLHQDSRLRIIHRDLKPSNILLDNEMNPKISDFGMARSFMGNETEANTKRVVGTYGYMSPEYAIDGLFSVKSDVFSFGVLVLEILSGKRNRGFSHPEHQLNLLGHVRHGYSSNKADIWI, encoded by the exons ATGCAGCAGACTGAGAAGCAGAAGAAAACAATGGAGAATTTTATTATACTCCTTGTCTGCTTCTCTTTAACCTCCACCTTCATAACATCCATGGCCCTGGACACAATCGCTACCACTCAAACTATTAGAGATAATGAGACGATTGTTTCAGCGGGCGGCACATTTGAACTGGGTTTTTTCAGCCCAGGAACTTCCAATTACCGATACGTCGGGGTTTGGTACAAAAAGATATCTTATGGAACTATTGTGTGGGTTGCCAATAGAGATACCCCACTCACTGATTCATCTGGAGTTCTTAAGTTGAGTGACAAAGGAATTCTTGTTCTTCTCAATCAGAGTAATACAACCATTTGGTCTTCTGGTACATCGGGAGTAGTGCAAAACCCAGTTGCGCAGCTTTTGGATTCAGGAAATCTTGTTATCAGAGATGAAAATGATCTCATCCCAGAAAATTTCTTGTGGCAAAGTTTTGATCACCCGGACAGTACATATCTACCAGGAATGAAGCTCGGACTTGTCCCTAAAGGCTTGTATGTATATTTATCATCATGGAAGAGCATAGATGATCCTTCTCAAGGAAACTTCACATTTCAAATTGATGTCAGTAGTTTACAGATAATTCTCAAACAGAATTCAGTTGTTAAGGCACGATCGGGGCCATGGAACGGTGTTGGGTTTAGTGGGATACCTTTTCTGAAACCAAACCCAATCTATAACTATAAGTTTGTCTTTCACCAGAAGGAGGTGTACTACATTTATGAGACTGTTGACAGCTCAGTTTTTACAATGATGGTTTTGAATCAGGATGGTGTCATGGCGCGGTTTACGTGGGTTAATCGAACTAGCAGTTGGAGTCGATACTTATCTGCACCAGCTGACAACTGTGATACTTATGCATTATGTGGTGCTCATGGTAGTTGTAACATCGGCAACTCGCCTGTGTGTGGGTGTTTGAATGGATTTGTGCCAAAACAGAAAAATGATTGGGATAAAGCAGATTGGTCAGGCGGATGTGTACGGAGGACGCCATTAGATTGCCAGAAAGGTGATGGGTTCATAAAGTATCCCAATGTTAAATTACCTGACATGAAGAATTCTTCAATCAATGAAGACATGACCTTGACCTTGGAGGAATGTGAGATGATATGCTTGAAAAATTGTTCTTGCATGGCTTATGCCAATTCAAATATAAGTGGAAGAGGAAGCGGTTGCTTTTTTTGGTTCGGTGAACTTATTGACATCAGACAGTACGAGGAGGAAGGGCAAGATCTTTACATTAGGATGGCTTCTTCTGAAATAG ATCAAGGGGGATCTAATCACAAGAGACAAGTGATAATAATAGCAAGCACGGTATCATTAACAGGAATGGTACTCCTTGGCATGGGTGTAAGCTTTGTCGCatggaagatgaagaagaagaagcaaaaaacACAAGGTCCACCAG GCAAGCAGGAAAACAATCTAGAAGGCAGCTACTCTATGAAAAACCAGAAGGAAGATCTAGAGCTACCTCATTTTGACTTTTCCACAATAGCTAATGCTACCAATAACTTCTCATTCAGCAATCTGCTTGGACAGGGCGGCTTTGGACCTGTATACAAG GGCCTGCTTGAAGGAGGAGTAGAAATTGCTGTTAAGAGGCTCTCCAAGAACTCTAGCCAAGGGCTTGATGAATTCAAGAATGAAGTCAAATGCATTGCCAAGCTTCAGCATCGAAACCTGGTGAAGCTTCTAGGATATTGCATTGAACTAGAAGAAAAGATGTTGATATATGAATACATGCCCAACAAAAGCCTAGACCTATATATTTCTG ATGATACACAAAGGATGTCTTTGGACTGGACCATGAGGTTCCACATTATCAGTGGGATTTCTAGGGGCCTTCTCTATCTTCATCAAGACTCTAGACTAAGAATTATTCACAGAGATCTCAAACCAAGTAACATTTTACTAGATAATGAGATGAATCCAAAAATCTCGGACTTTGGCATGGCTAGAAGTTTCATGGGTAATGAAACTGAAGCAAATACAAAAAGAGTGGTCGGAACATA TGGATACATGTCGCCAGAGTATGCCATTGATGGATTGTTCTCAGTAAAATCCGATGTATTTAGCTTTGGTGTTCTAGTGTTGGAGATACTTAGTGGGAAGAGAAACAGGGGATTTAGTCATCCAGAACACCAACTCAATCTTTTGGGGCATGTAAG GCATGGATACTCTTCAAACAAGGCAGATATTTGGATTTGA